The bacterium genome includes the window GCGAGGGCGTCGCGGGCGCTCGCCACGTCGGACTCCCAGCCCATCTCCGACTCGCCGCCGCGCTCGGCGACGACGCCGGCGGCAAGGGCGAACGAGCTGCGGGCGTAGCCGGCCGCCGTCCCGGCGCTCGAGCGCACCAGCACCTCGCGCCGCGCGGAGCGCAGGCTCACCGTCTTGACCCGCCGCACCGCCTCGTCGAACGCCAGGGCCTGCGCGAGCACGGCCTCGAGGCGATCGCGGTCGTCGGCGACGGTGGCGCCAAGCCCCGCCGCGTCGAGGATCGCCAGGTCCGACGCCGAGGCCCGCGCCCGAGGGGTCGGGAACGCCGGGAGGTCGGCCAGCCGCGCAGCCTCGACCGCACGCCGCGCCAGCCGCTCGAGTCCCGCGCCGCTGAAGTCCTGCCCGCATGAGAAGCCGGCGCGGCGCCCGAGAAACACCCGCAGGCCCACGCCGGCGGCCTCCGAGCCGCGGTACGTCTCGAGCCCCCGGTCGGTGTATTCGACCGTGCGGGAGGCGCCCGCGGCGCAGAACGCCTCGGCGCGGCGGGCGCCCGCCCGGTGCGCGCGCAGCAGCGCCTCGTCGAGGACCCGCTCCCACCGTCCCAGAGCCACGACAGACCCTCCGTGCTTGACAGCCCGCGCGGACCGCGGTAGACGAAAGTATATCACTCCACCGGGAGGCTCACCGAGGATGTCCAGCAGATGACACCGCAACGCGTCGCCGTCGTCGGGGCGGGGAGCTGGGGCACCGCGCTCGCCGCGCATCTCGCCGCCTGCGGGCACGCGGTCGAGCTCTGGGCGTACGAGCCGGAGGTCGCGGCGGGTGTCAACAAGGAGCGGGAGAACAGCGTCTTCCTCCCGGGTGTGCACCTGCCTGCGGGCATCCACGCGTCGGCCGATCTCGCGCAGGCGCTGGCCGGGGCCACGGTCGCGCTGTTCGTCACCCCCTCGCACGTCGCGCGGCCGACGCTGCGCGCGGCCCGCGCCCACCTGCCGGCGGGCGCGCCCGTGCTCGTCGCCACCAAGGGCCTCGAGACCGACACGCTCGAGACGATGGCCGAGGTCTTCGCCGGCGAGCTGGGCGCGACGGGACGCCACGAGCTGGCCTTCGTCTCCGGCCCGAGCTTCGCCCGCGAGGTCGCGGCCGGCCTGCCCACGGCCGTGACCGTGGCGAGCCGCGACGCGGCGACCGCGCGCACGGCGCAGGAGCTGCTCAGCAGCGGCAGCCTCCGCGCCTACACCACGGACGACGTCGTCGGCGTCGAGATCGGCGGCGCGCTCAAGAACGTGGTGGCCATCGCCGCCGGAATCGGCGACGGTCTCGGCCTCGGGCACAACGCCCGCTCGGCCCTCATCACGCGCGGGCTCGCCGAGATGGCGCGGCTGGGCATCGCCCTCGGCGCCCGCCCGGCGACCTTCGCGGGGCTCGCGGGCCTCGGCGACCTCGTGCTGACCTGCACCGGTGATCTCTCGCGCAACCGCTCGCTGGGCATGGCGCTCGCGGCCGGCCGCACCCTGCAGGAGATCCAGGCCGCGACGCGGACCGTCGCCGAGGGGGTGCGCACCACGCAGGCGGCCGTCCGGCTCGCCGCCCGCGCCGGCGTCGAGATGCCGATTGCGGCGCAGGTGCACCGCGTGCTCTTCGAGGGCGCCTCCCCGCGGGCGGCGCTGCACGAGCTGATGACCCGCTCGCTCAAGGACGAGAGCGCCTAGCCTCCGGAAGGACGGCGGCGCATCCCCGCCGCGCAGATCGCGAGGGCCATCACCATCAGCAGGTAGACGGGGTCCCCGTAGCGCGGGTGTGGCTGGGACATGACGGCGACGACCGCGTACTGCGACGCGCCGAGCGCCACCAGCAGCGCCAGCAGCGGCCGGGCGGGACCCGCCCAGCCGAAGGAGAGCAGCACGAGGCAGGCGACGAGGAGCACCGGCTTGAGCAGGTAGGCGCCGCGGTAGAGGTCGTCGAAGAGTGCGGTGGCGGGCCGCGGGCCCGCGACTTCGCGCCGCAGGCCCTCCGGCAGTTGCTCGATCCCCGAGCTCAGGTAGAGCGCGCCCGGCAGGTCGGTGGAGCGCTTCGCCTCGCGGTACTGCACCTCGCTGGGACCGGCGGCGAGCATGACGAGGTTGTCCCAGAAGAGCAGCGCGCCACCCGGCCGCGCCCGGAAGGCCTCCAGCGCGACGCGACGCAGGAGCTTGTCCGAGGCGGCCGCGCCGTACAGACGCACGGTTGCGGTCTTGATGAGCGCATAGGTGCTGGGCAGGGGGTTCTCAATGGTCATGACCGCCTTGGCGCGCTCGAAGTCGCCGATCCCCTCCCCGTAATCGCCGAGCGCCTCGTAGAGACGCCTCGTCGCCGGGCCGTTCTCCGGCGCCACGAGCCGCGCCGGACGATCGGGGTCGTACCCCCCGTGGTGCCGCCCGGCCACGAACGCCTCCCAGAAGAGGCTCGCGCCCCCGATGCGGCTGGACACCCCGAGTGAGAGGTTCGCGACGAATCCCGGCCAGCCGCCCATCCCGCATTCGCGGGCCACGCCGGCCAGGATCTCCCCGGCGCGCTCCGGTCCCGCCGCGGCGCCGGCGGTGGCCACGATGAAGTGATAGTAGTCGGGGTTGGGCCTGGTGAAGAACTCCCCGAGCAGCGCGTCCGGGCGCCCGCGGAAGGCACCGAACCAGACGTGCGGCGCCCGGGAGACCCAGCGCCCCGGGTCCTCTCGCAGCGCTCTCCCCAGCAGGTCGTAGAGTGCGCGGCTCGCCGGGCCGTTCCCGGGCAGGATGAGGGCGCGCGGCTCGCCGAACGTGTCGAAGTTCCTCGTCCAGGCGTCGAAGTACGCATCGTAGAAGCGCAGGTCCGCCCGCCGCGCGGCTGCCGACTGGCCGGGTTTCGGCGCGTCGCCGACGCCCAGCAGGAGCCAGTCCACGCCGGACCACGCCGCGAGCAGCGCGCAGTAGAGCGCCGCGGCCAGCAGCGGCGCGCGCACGCGGCGCGGCGGGGCGAGCACCACGACGCCCAGCAGCGCCCAGAAGACGAGCGCGTCCTTGGGCCGCGTGAGCACCATCGCGAAGGCGACCAGCGTGGCGAGATACAGGAAGCGTGGGGGACGCGCGGGGGTAAGGTAGCGCGAGGCCAGGCACACGAAGAGGATCAGCAGGAACAGGCCGAGCTGCTCGCTCATGACCATGCCGGCGTAGGCGTAGGGGATCGGCAGAAGCGCGGCCGCCAGGGACGCGCCCAGCGCCGGCGCCCTCCCCAGCGGCAGGAGCGTGAGGTAGATCAGCGGTGGGATCGCCAGCCCGAGCGCCGCCTGCACGCCGATCAGCCAGCGGAAGGAGTCGAGCCACGTCACGCCCGTGAGCACCATCAGCAGCGAGTACCCCGGCGGGCGGTTGGGGCTGACGAAGTCGGTGTGCGGCTGCCAGGACATCTTCCGGGCGTTGTCGAGGTACTGACCGGAGTCCATGTTGAACTGCGGGTGCGTGGTCCCGAGCCAGTACAGCATCAGGGTGAGCCCCACCGCGAGGAGCGCCACCAGGTCTCGCGCCTGCGTGGACGCGACGACGCGCCCAAGCCAGGCGCTGCCGCGGCGGATCACGCCGCCTCCCCCGCGCCGGCGCCGGATCCGCCGGCGCGCACGCCGGCCGCGCCGATCGCCACCGCCATCACGATCAGCAGGTAGACGGGGTCCGAGAAGCGCCCGTGCGGCTGCGACATGACGGCGACGACCGCGTACTGCGACAGCGCCAGCAGCACGAGCAGGACCGCGAGCGGCCGGGCGGGGCCGGCCCAGGCGAACGGCAGCAGGACCAGGCACGCAACGAGCAGCAGCGGCCGCAGCAGGTGGATGACGCGGTAGAGCGCGTCGAAGATGGGCGTCGGCGGCTTGTCGCCGCCGGCCTCGCGGCGCATCGTCTCGGGCAACCGATCGAGCCCCGAGCTCAGGTACAGGGGGCCCGGCAGGTCGGTGCTGCGCCTGTCCGCGGT containing:
- a CDS encoding NAD(P)H-dependent glycerol-3-phosphate dehydrogenase, with amino-acid sequence MTPQRVAVVGAGSWGTALAAHLAACGHAVELWAYEPEVAAGVNKERENSVFLPGVHLPAGIHASADLAQALAGATVALFVTPSHVARPTLRAARAHLPAGAPVLVATKGLETDTLETMAEVFAGELGATGRHELAFVSGPSFAREVAAGLPTAVTVASRDAATARTAQELLSSGSLRAYTTDDVVGVEIGGALKNVVAIAAGIGDGLGLGHNARSALITRGLAEMARLGIALGARPATFAGLAGLGDLVLTCTGDLSRNRSLGMALAAGRTLQEIQAATRTVAEGVRTTQAAVRLAARAGVEMPIAAQVHRVLFEGASPRAALHELMTRSLKDESA
- a CDS encoding DNA gyrase modulator, whose amino-acid sequence is MALGRWERVLDEALLRAHRAGARRAEAFCAAGASRTVEYTDRGLETYRGSEAAGVGLRVFLGRRAGFSCGQDFSGAGLERLARRAVEAARLADLPAFPTPRARASASDLAILDAAGLGATVADDRDRLEAVLAQALAFDEAVRRVKTVSLRSARREVLVRSSAGTAAGYARSSFALAAGVVAERGGESEMGWESDVASARDALA